The genomic segment ATCTGGGTCGGGGGTTCCTCACTGCTGCTGCACCCCCAAATCTGGGTCTGGGGGGGTTCCCCACCACCACTGCACCCCCAAATCCGGGTCTGGGGgggttccccaccaccaccatacCCCAAAATCTGGGTCAGGGGGTTCCTCACTGACACCGCACCCCAAATCTGGGTCTGGGGGGGTTCCCCACCACTGCCGCACCCCCAAATCTGGACCTGGGTGAGTTCCCACAACCGCTGCACCCCCAAATCTGAGTCTGGGCGGGTTCCCCACTGCCACCATACCCCAAAATCTGGGGCAGGGGGTTCCCCACTGCCGCTGCACCCCCAAATCTGTGTCCGGGGGGGCTGAACCCCAAACCTGGAGCCGGGGGGGGCCTCACCCTTGACGTCGAGCTGGGCGTGGATGATGTTGCCCATGACGGAGGTGTTGTGCAGGTGCTTGACGGTCTCCTTGGCGCCGCGGGCGCTGGCGAAGAGGACGCGCGCCAGCCCCAGGTGCTTGCGGGTCTTGGGGTGCAGCAGGAtctccacctcctccacctcGCCATGCTTGCGGCACATCTCAGCCAGGAAGGGCTCGCGCACGTTGTCGTTCAGCCGGGCGAACGTCACCTCCTTCAGCGGGATCTGCCCCACGTAGAACTCGTCCAGctgccccaccccccaccccggcggggttagcgggggggcaggggggtgggggaacccccaaaccccccactGACCCATCCCCCAACCCAGCGTTACCTTGAACTTGGGAATGGGCAGCGAGAGGTCGCGGTGCTTTGGGGTTAGCGGGGGATGGGCagaacccccaaaccccccaaaccccctccccgaCCCATCCCCCTCCTTCAGCGGGATCTGTGCCACGTAGAACTCGTCCAGCTGCCCCACTCCCACCCCGACAGGGTTAGCGGGGGGGCAGAGGGaacccccaacccccaccccagccccccccccgacccagCATTACCTTGAACTTGGGGACAGGCAGCGAGAGGTCGCGGTGCTTCGCCCAGatgcggcgggggcgggggtcCTGCACGGCGCCCGCGGGGGGGAACCCCgagtcctggggggggggggaacccccaaAATGTGTGGGGCCGGGGCAAGGGATCTGACCGCCCCCACGCTgccgtggggcagggctggggggggcccatGGGGCTCCCCACGTGTCTACGGGGGGACTTGAGGGTCCCAAGGCCCCGCACGTGAAGGCCCCCACGCCCCACACCACCTCTGAGACCCCCCCATGGACCACCTCCTGTGGTCGTGGGGGGTCTGTGGGGCACCCCACACATCTATGGGGCACCCCACAAGTCTACGGGGCACCTTGAGCGTCCCAAGGCCCTGCACatgaagcccccctgcaccccaaaacgCCTCTGAGACCCCCCCCCACGGACCCATGGGGCAGCTCCTGGGGTCGTGGGGGGTCCATGGGGCACCCCACACATCTGTGGGGCACCCCCTAAGTCTGTAGGGCACCCCACATATCTGTGGGGCACCCCATATGTCCGTGGGGTGCCCTGAATCTCCACTGTGTGCCCCAAAAGAGCCCCGTGCCTGTGTGTgaaaccccccagcaccccaaacccccccaaagccccctctGTGGGGCACCCCCCGCGATGGGGCACCCGTGGGGGGGCTTGATGACCACTTATGGGTCACTCCACATCCATGAGGCACCCCACTTCTCCGTGGGGCACCCCATAAGTCCGTCGGGCACCCCATATGTCCGTCAAGCACCCCAAATCTCTACTATGTGCCTGAGAAGAGCTCTGTGGCCACGCGtgaagccccccagcaccccaaaaccccccccaaagccccctctGTGGGATGACAGGATGCCTTTCATCTTGTGGTCACTTATGGAGCTCCCCACATCTGTGGGGCACCCCACATATCCGTGAGTCACCCCCTAAGTCCGTGAAGCAGCCTGAATCTCCGCTGTATACCCCAAGAGAGCCCCATGAAGCCCCcgagcaccccaaaccccccccaaatcccctctgCAGGATTGATGTGGTGCCCGCGGGGGGGCTTGATGACCACTTATGGGGCTCCCCACATCCAGGGGACACCCCACTTCTCCGTGGGGCACCCCATAAGTCCATGAGGCACCCCGAACCTTCACTGTATACCCCAGGAGAGCCCCGTTagcggctcccagccccccgcTAGCGGCCCCCCTCATTAGCAGCCCCCCTCATTAGCGGCGCGGGGCACTCACGGGCGCGCTGAAGTGGATGCCATCGTAGCGGTAGAGCTTCTGGGGTGCGCGGCGCAGCGCGGGGTCCACCAGCAGCTTGTAGCTGCGCCAGGGCGTGCCGGGGGCCCGCTGGCCCTCACCCCCCGCCTCCGGCTCCATGCTGCTGCATCGACGCCGCTGCGCGCCCCGCAACCCGCCCGTCGGGGGGGGCTCTGCGCCCCCGACACCCCCCCGGGCACCCgtagaccccccccgggacccccagatGCCCCCCAGATCCTCCCAGGCTCCCCCAGATTCCCACatcccccccagatcccccccagtcccctccctcagacccccacatccccccccccagtcccctcacatcccccccaaatccccatgtccccccccagaaccccagatccccacatccccccacgtaccccccagaccccccacatCCCCCTCAAATCCCTATGTCCACCCcagaccccccagacccccacatccccccctagacccccccagatccccatgtaccccccagacccccacttcccccctcccagtccccccacaTTCGCCCCAGGCCCCCCCAGTCTCCTCCtcagaccccccccaccccccccagatcCCCACATCCCCCCTCAGATccacccccccagtcccccccatcccccccaggcCCCATAtctccccccccagtccccccagaccctaaggtcccccccagcccccgctcccccctcagccccccaggtctcccccagccccccaggtcCCCCCTGTTCCCCACTCTCCCCTCAGACCCCTCACATTTCCCTCAGTCCCCCAACTTTCTCCTCAgacccccaggtcccccccagccccccaggtcccccctgtcccccactCTCCCCTCAGACCCCTCACATTTCCCTCAGTCCCCCAACTTTCTCCTCAGACCCCCAGGTCCCCCCTCGCCCCCGACCTCCCTCAGCCCCCCAACTTTCTCCTCacatccccacgtcccccccaggccccccccgtcccccgctcTCCCCTCAGACCCCCGGTTTCCCCtcacacccccccagcccccaaggCCCCCCCGTCCCCAcatccctcccagccccccaggtcccccccctcccccgatcTCCCCTCAGACCACCCCgatctcccccagcccccccggttTCCCCTtaacccccccgccccgcgctcacctgcccgctgccgccgccccctcggcggggcccggggccgggaggggccggagcgggggctcgggggggggggccggagtgggccggagctgccgccgccgccgccgccgccgccgccgcagaccggggcgggcgggggggggggggggggggtggggagtgggggagAAACGAGGCGGGGCCAACGGCCGAGCTCGCGCCGCGCCGCTCTCGCGAGAGCCCCGCGCATGCGCAGCGCCGCGACCGCACTTTcgacaccccgcacccccccgtcaaaccccgcacccccctccccccccgcgccggaaaaacaataaaatgaacCGCAGAGCCACGGGCGCGCGCGccggggttttgggttttttttctttttgcccggTTTCGGGTTTGTTCCGAGAGGGGCCGCGCGCGGCCGTGCGAATCTGCGGCGCCGTCGCCTCCGCCGCACTGCGCAGGCGCGGCCGGaccgcgccccgcccctcccgcctcCTGCGCATGCGCCCCGCCCCCGTCTCCCAGGCCCGCTCTGCGCATGCGCTCCTCCCAACAgccgggaggggagaggggacggCAACGACACACGTGCGCCGTCCCCAAGGCCTCAGACGTCCGCATttccggagcggggctgccggaggggctcggcagggccccccgctcccaccccgggctgcgtttgacgtttgaggtggccgCATCCTACTGCCGGTGCCGAAGGCAAGGCGCAGCGTGTCACTGCGGCCCCTCGCGGAGAGCAGCCGGGTGCCCGAGGACAGCAGCCCTGTGGGTACAGCTGGGGGGCTCCGCGCTGTCACCCCCCACACCCCGCCTCGTCCCCTCTGTGTTAGAGGAGCTGGCTGGGGCAGGCACGGTGgcagtgtccctgctctgccGCGGGAGGGCTtcggcaggggcagggggacgCTGGCAGCACTGGGTGTCCTGCAGCCCCTCGGGGCGGAGTTgaggctgctggggtgggagctgCAGTGATGGGTGTGGCCGAAggacgggggtcctggtgggTCCGGACCCACTGCTGGAGCTAAGGGTGCGCTACATCAGGGTGCttggagcaaaccctgccaaCGGTATCCCGGGCTCTGCTAGACAGAGCATTGCCAGCAAGGAGGCAATCCtacccctctgctcagcactggtgaggcatcTGGAGTGCTGAtgtcctggtttgggctgggacagagttttcttcccagccgaaaccaggacagctcAGCTTCCCAGTACATGAAAGCTGTGGatgtactggagagagtccaacaaagggcggtggagatggtgaagggactggagcatgagagagctgggactgttcaggtCGGAGAAGAGGCAGCTGGGTGGACCTTCTCCAAGTGAGTAACTAACCAATGGCAgggaatgaagacaagggagccaggcttttctcagcAGTGCCCACTGATAGGACAGGGGGAAACGGGCACAAATTAAACCATGTGAAATTCCATCTGAAtgtaagaaaattttttttttgttttttttttactgtgaggttggtgaaacactggaatagattgccTGTTCCCAGCATTCCTGGAGCAGCAGCCAGTCCAACACAGTCCTCTCCTCCCAGATTCTGCCTTCTGGCTTCCTCCACGTGTCCTCATTCCCCTGATCCTCGCTGAGGCCTTGTCTTTGGCATCACAAAAATCTTTGCAGCATGGCTCAGAGGTACTGGAGCCTAGGGAAAACATAGCGGCTGGTCTGCATCCCGTCCCACAGAGCTCACGCGTGCGGGAAGACAATGCAATCTCATGAGCCCCAGTGCTGCAGACGTGGGTTAAAGCAACCTTGTGGCCTGCTGCTTTCCCCCTGTTGTTTCGCTGTCTCTCTTTGGCTCCCCAGCCCTGATTTTTCATtcctctctctctgccctgtggcccgttgctatttttttgttttctgtcccaCTCTGTCCTGTGTCTTTAATTGCTCCCTGACAACTCTGTATGCTGTCActgattttcttgttttcctttctccatcatgttctgtccggctccctgtccgtACTTTTTAATGCTTCCCTTGCTGCTTTGTGGCCTGTCACTAGTTTCCCCTTCTGTGTCTCTCTCTGAATGGCTCCCagtcccttcctttttgaaattcctccctgtCTCGGAGCCCGTTGTGGTTTTTCCTTTGTCCAtctttctctagctggctccctctCCCTGGTTTTTAATTTCTACCTTCTGGGCCATTTAGCCTGTAGCTATttgatttctttctccatctctctgtccagctctggattccaattttttaattcctcctcttcCATGTAGCCTGTCTGTCTTTATTCCCCCCTCTTTATCtgtctccctccccagctccctgttcctgtgttttaattcctccctctgtgCCATGTAACccattgctttttaattttctccatctctctatgtctgtctcactgcccctgttttttagttcttactctctgccctgtgccccactgctatttttgcttttctccgtccctctctgtccagctccctgtccctatTTATTAATCCCTACCTCTTCTTGCTGCACCCACCACTATTCCCTGCCATCTCCGtgtctctctggctggctccttgtccccagtttttaattcctccctctgctccctgtaGCCTCTCTGGATTTTTCTGTCGGTCTCTCTGTCAGGCTCCCTCTCTCTGTGTTTTAATTCCACATTCTCTGTCCCGTAGTCCCACGctgttggtctgtctttctccacctctctgtgtCTAGCTCCCTGCTGCcgttttttatttcctcccagTCCATCTTGTAGTCCACCAttggtggttttttatttttttccatctccatgTCCCTCTGTCCATCTCCCAGTCCCTGTTCTTTaattcctcccccctccctgaagcccactgctattttttttttccattctccattgtgctctgtctgGTCCTCTGTTGCTATTTATCCATtcatccctctctgccccatggcccgtcactttttcttctattatttctgcctttctctctgtccaactccctgtgtctgttttttaaattcctccctctctgccctgtcatcTGTGCGATCTTTTGCTGTTCTCAGTCTTTCTCGGGCTGGCTCTCTGTCCCTATTCATggattcttccctctcctccccgtAGTCTGTCGGTTTTGTCCTTCTTGCTGTCTCTGGCTCCCCGATGACCCtattttagaatcccccccctttccttctgTACGCATTGCTATGCTTTTTGCTATCTTGCTCTCTTTTTTCCAGCTCCCGGTCCCTATTtcctaattcttccctctctgccctgtagtgtgtagctatgtggtttgttttgtgttgttccccCCACCCTTGCCACTTCCCTCCATTATTCGCTGTCCcagctccctgtccttgttgtTTCATACCTCCTCCTCTACCCTTTTCTTCATAgcttcttttcttgtctttgcagctttttgttttctgtctttgccCATCTCTCTCGGTTCAGGTCTCTGTCcccattcttttttccttcttctgtgtcatactgcccgttgcaggtttttttctgcatctgtgtcctgctccccatcCTTCTTTgttggtctctgtcctgctccttctccttgtgtctgctgctgctcttcctctctccctgctgcttctttctccatctctgtgggactgcctgtccccgtccttctctcactgtccctttccctgcttcgtgctttctcgttccaccgccgctgtccagccatctgtcacttttctcctctcttgtagtggcctgcaccctgctcctcatttctggcagcctctgccgagcagcgcatcactccgggagccgactggccgactgttccccgctggagcaacagGCGCAGCTCCAGgacggactgccgaggtgtcggaggggcagagggggcGTAGGGGGCACCGAGGCTCAGAGCAGACCCGTTCCCCAGATTCATTCGGtgtgtgactgaataaacacccatCGTCTCTTCTGCCTTCCCgcctgtgtctgtgcttcctttgcacaggacaaggggctgtgacggaccccaggggaggaagagactcacTTTGTGGCTCGGgagatggccccctgttcctgctgggctccagctgtgggccggggctggagaaGCCGCAGGTGCCGGCAGTAGGGCTGATGGCAACGGCCCCTCCCTTTAATGCCGTGGCTGCCGGTGagtgccggtgctgccgtgccctgggtggctgtggaggggccggtgcgagccgagggagcaGCGGAGCCGTCGCCGAGCTccggctgcagcaaaggagaaagtgaccgggggggggggggcagggggggtgaccGACCGGGGGTTCTgggggaaagcccccaggagggcagcagtgcctgccggGGGGCCTCCGGGCACCGTGTcggaggcgggcggcgggagctgctgggggggcagCCTGGCCAGCCGGGTCCGTGTCGGAGGCAAAGAGCAGTGGGGGTGCAGCGCTAt from the Opisthocomus hoazin isolate bOpiHoa1 unplaced genomic scaffold, bOpiHoa1.hap1 HAP1_SCAFFOLD_286, whole genome shotgun sequence genome contains:
- the LOC142359930 gene encoding histone-lysine N-methyltransferase SETD1A-like, whose translation is MEPEAGGEGQRAPGTPWRSYKLLVDPALRRAPQKLYRYDGIHFSAPDSGFPPAGAVQDPRPRRIWAKHRDLSLPVPKFKLDEFYVGQIPLKEVTFARLNDNVREPFLAEMCRKHGEVEEVEILLHPKTRKHLGLARVLFASARGAKETVKHLHNTSVMGNIIHAQLDVKGQQRMKYYELIVSGAYTPQTVPTGSKAAGDKAEAVRGGHPAFGGGTGGTPEG